One segment of Streptomyces roseifaciens DNA contains the following:
- a CDS encoding MFS transporter, with protein MPTPSPRSNPYARLFALPGTRAFTAWNLLARLPMGMFGVGAVLMISAERGSYALAGAVTATGLAATALAGPWTARLVDRYGQARVTVPAAAFASLGSLSLVLCVHVDAPAWTLFAAYAATATTPNTGGMSRARWSHLLRADPAALHTANAFEQAADEACFMLGPVLATFLCTSLFPEAGTLAAALMFLTGAVLFAAQKRTEPPISAAPLRRKSPLRGNPGLAAILAVFVCTGALFGSLEVVTIGFADAQGHRAAAGAVLALQAAGSCAAGLLYGLTRPSSPAAARFPRCLAAMAALALLPLLTTAAGGGLPLLAVALLLAGMATAPTMVTGMNLVQGLTPPGSLNEGMTLAVTGLLTGIAAGSAAGGWAVEHLGTTGYAVPAGAAATALLAATAGRRPLAGRPALTVRPAA; from the coding sequence ATGCCCACCCCCTCGCCCCGCTCCAACCCCTACGCCCGTCTGTTCGCCCTCCCCGGCACCCGCGCCTTCACGGCGTGGAACCTGCTCGCCCGGCTGCCCATGGGCATGTTCGGCGTCGGCGCCGTGTTGATGATCTCCGCCGAGCGCGGTTCGTACGCGCTGGCCGGTGCCGTCACCGCGACGGGCCTCGCCGCCACGGCGCTGGCCGGCCCGTGGACGGCCCGGCTCGTGGACCGCTACGGGCAGGCCCGCGTCACCGTGCCGGCGGCCGCGTTCGCCTCCCTGGGCTCGCTGTCCCTGGTCCTGTGCGTGCACGTCGACGCCCCCGCCTGGACCCTGTTCGCGGCGTACGCGGCGACCGCGACCACCCCCAACACGGGCGGGATGTCCCGCGCCCGCTGGTCGCACCTCCTGCGCGCCGACCCGGCCGCCCTGCACACCGCGAACGCCTTCGAACAGGCCGCGGACGAGGCGTGCTTCATGCTCGGCCCGGTCCTCGCGACGTTCCTGTGCACGTCCCTCTTCCCCGAGGCGGGCACGCTCGCCGCCGCGCTGATGTTCCTGACGGGCGCGGTGCTCTTCGCCGCGCAGAAGCGCACCGAACCCCCCATATCCGCCGCGCCCCTGCGGCGGAAGTCCCCCCTGCGGGGCAACCCCGGGCTGGCGGCGATCCTGGCCGTCTTCGTCTGCACGGGCGCACTGTTCGGCTCGCTGGAGGTGGTGACCATCGGCTTCGCCGACGCACAGGGCCACCGCGCGGCCGCGGGGGCCGTCCTGGCCCTGCAGGCGGCGGGTTCGTGCGCGGCGGGCCTGCTCTACGGGCTGACGCGCCCGTCGTCCCCCGCGGCCGCCCGCTTCCCGCGCTGCCTGGCGGCGATGGCCGCCCTGGCGCTGCTGCCGCTCCTGACGACGGCGGCGGGCGGCGGACTGCCGCTCCTCGCGGTCGCGCTGCTCCTGGCGGGCATGGCGACGGCGCCCACCATGGTCACGGGCATGAACCTGGTCCAGGGCCTGACCCCGCCGGGCAGCCTGAACGAGGGCATGACGCTGGCCGTGACGGGCCTGCTCACGGGCATAGCGGCGGGTTCGGCGGCGGGCGGCTGGGCCGTCGAGCACCTGGGGACCACGGGCTACGCGGTGCCGGCGGGGGCGGCGGCGACCGCGCTGCTCGCGGCGACGGCGGGCCGGCGGCCGCTCGCGGGGCGGCCCGCCCTCACCGTGCGGCCCGCCGCCTGA
- a CDS encoding LysR family transcriptional regulator, with product MPHDIEPRLLRTFVAVAEELHFTRAATRLFTAQQALSRDVRRLEARLGSELFARTTRQVTLTAEGARLLPYARRVLAAHDELDAAWAREERPLIVDCAATVGTGYRVLTAARQAAPEHELVARFHSGLTGAAGEILAGRLDVSFGRIAGLDPAVRAELSHCPVRYEPMAVLLPAGHRLAALPEVPLDSLAGETLYAAAGNPATAEWTDLAERLFAGRGIGIAAPFPEIEGKGEFVRVVRRRGWSVLASVEFIEVPDMVLRPLVDPVPLSPISMVWRRGLRHPALAALQTASTAMSSRHDWLTRPRGSWLPRADEELMTA from the coding sequence GTGCCCCACGACATAGAACCGCGCCTGCTGCGCACCTTCGTCGCCGTGGCCGAGGAACTGCACTTCACCCGTGCCGCCACCCGGCTTTTCACCGCCCAGCAGGCGCTCAGCCGCGACGTCCGGCGGCTCGAAGCGCGCCTGGGCAGCGAGCTGTTCGCCCGTACGACGCGGCAGGTCACGCTCACCGCGGAGGGGGCGCGGCTGCTGCCGTACGCCCGGCGGGTGCTCGCCGCGCACGACGAACTCGACGCCGCCTGGGCGCGCGAGGAACGGCCGCTGATCGTGGACTGCGCGGCCACGGTCGGCACCGGGTACCGGGTCCTGACCGCCGCGCGGCAGGCCGCGCCCGAGCACGAGCTCGTCGCCCGCTTCCACAGCGGGCTCACCGGCGCCGCCGGGGAGATCCTCGCGGGGCGGCTCGACGTCTCCTTCGGGCGGATCGCGGGGCTCGACCCGGCCGTACGGGCGGAGCTGTCGCACTGCCCCGTGCGGTACGAGCCGATGGCCGTGCTCCTGCCCGCCGGGCACCGGCTGGCCGCCCTGCCCGAAGTGCCCCTGGACTCCCTCGCCGGCGAGACGCTCTACGCCGCCGCCGGCAACCCGGCCACCGCCGAGTGGACCGACCTCGCCGAGCGGCTCTTCGCGGGGCGGGGGATCGGCATCGCCGCGCCGTTCCCGGAGATCGAGGGGAAGGGGGAGTTCGTGCGGGTCGTACGGCGGCGGGGGTGGTCGGTGCTGGCGAGCGTGGAGTTCATCGAGGTCCCCGACATGGTGCTCCGCCCCCTCGTGGACCCCGTGCCGCTCTCCCCCATCTCCATGGTCTGGCGCCGAGGCCTCCGCCACCCGGCCCTGGCCGCCCTGCAGACGGCGTCCACGGCCATGTCATCCCGCCACGACTGGCTGACCCGCCCACGGGGTTCGTGGCTACCGCGCGCGGACGAGGAACTGATGACGGCGTAG
- a CDS encoding CGNR zinc finger domain-containing protein, translating to MTGFADLRFDAGRLCLDLVATVGGRFGDEPVERLDTPDRLRDWLLASGAVPPATPLTAVDAAWLARVRAVRDLLHRIVHAEVDGRAADPDLERVNALAATAPPALRAVRAEDGTLVRTVAAAPDCGAVVGRIARDAVELLTDPAARGQLRRCEGETCSLVYLDTSRGRRRRWCSSEVCGNRERVARHRRRAVNAR from the coding sequence GTGACGGGCTTCGCTGACCTGAGATTCGATGCCGGGCGGCTCTGTCTGGACCTGGTGGCCACGGTCGGCGGCCGGTTCGGCGACGAGCCGGTCGAGCGGCTCGACACCCCGGACCGGCTGCGGGACTGGCTCCTGGCCTCCGGCGCCGTGCCGCCCGCCACCCCCCTGACCGCCGTGGACGCCGCCTGGCTCGCCCGCGTCCGCGCGGTCCGCGACCTGCTCCACCGGATCGTGCACGCCGAGGTGGACGGCCGCGCCGCCGATCCGGACCTGGAGCGGGTGAACGCCCTCGCCGCGACGGCGCCGCCCGCGCTGCGGGCCGTGCGGGCCGAGGACGGCACCCTGGTCCGTACGGTCGCCGCCGCGCCCGACTGCGGCGCCGTCGTGGGCCGGATCGCCCGTGACGCGGTGGAGCTGCTCACCGACCCGGCGGCGCGCGGGCAGCTGCGCCGGTGCGAGGGCGAGACGTGTTCCCTGGTCTACCTGGACACGTCCCGGGGCCGCCGGCGCCGCTGGTGTTCCAGCGAGGTGTGCGGCAACCGCGAGCGCGTGGCCCGCCACCGCCGCCGCGCGGTCAACGCGCGATGA
- a CDS encoding CHRD domain-containing protein → MNRFGKRKAVIATATAAAVAAGVGIAFAVVPGGGGEDGDGAGRGSGRQAAVSFAGSLDGANEVPAADGKAVGDKDGRALAFLRVQGDEVAFAFTFRGIATPTAAHLHRGGRGENGDVRIPFFAKKLPDGRSSATGTVKVTDRKLLDALESGPGGFYFNLHTGEFPGGAVRGQAHRLSAALDVKAAVKSVQASVVEGRQIYACTKQDGGGFAFAQEGVSATLGGNIAHSFVRPGGDPQWIAPDRSAVTGKVVTKTPNGDGNIPELDLRATPSGARNGVLASTTEILRLNTRGGVAPAGPCDPQRQPKAAVPYRADYVFIAR, encoded by the coding sequence GTGAACCGTTTCGGCAAGCGCAAAGCCGTCATCGCCACCGCCACCGCAGCGGCCGTCGCCGCGGGGGTCGGCATCGCCTTCGCGGTGGTGCCGGGCGGCGGCGGGGAGGACGGCGACGGGGCGGGCCGCGGGTCCGGACGGCAGGCGGCCGTCTCCTTCGCCGGCAGCCTCGACGGGGCGAACGAAGTGCCCGCGGCGGACGGCAAGGCCGTCGGCGACAAGGACGGCCGGGCCCTGGCCTTCCTGCGCGTCCAGGGCGACGAGGTGGCCTTCGCCTTCACCTTCCGCGGCATCGCCACGCCCACCGCCGCCCACCTCCACCGGGGCGGGCGCGGCGAGAACGGCGACGTACGGATCCCGTTCTTCGCGAAGAAGCTGCCCGACGGGCGGAGCAGCGCCACCGGCACGGTGAAGGTCACCGACCGCAAGCTCCTGGACGCCCTGGAATCCGGTCCCGGCGGCTTCTACTTCAACCTGCACACCGGCGAGTTCCCGGGTGGCGCGGTACGGGGGCAGGCGCACCGGCTGAGCGCGGCGCTCGACGTCAAGGCCGCCGTGAAGAGCGTGCAGGCGTCCGTCGTCGAAGGCCGCCAGATCTACGCGTGCACCAAGCAGGACGGCGGCGGGTTCGCCTTCGCCCAGGAGGGCGTCTCCGCCACGCTCGGCGGGAACATCGCCCACTCCTTCGTACGGCCCGGAGGCGACCCGCAGTGGATCGCACCCGACCGCTCCGCCGTCACCGGCAAGGTCGTCACCAAGACGCCCAACGGGGACGGGAACATCCCCGAACTCGACCTGCGCGCGACGCCGTCCGGTGCGAGGAACGGCGTCCTCGCCTCCACGACGGAGATCCTGCGGCTGAACACTCGGGGCGGCGTCGCCCCCGCCGGGCCCTGCGACCCGCAGCGGCAGCCGAAGGCGGCCGTCCCCTACCGGGCGGACTACGTCTTCATCGCGCGTTGA
- a CDS encoding sigma-70 family RNA polymerase sigma factor, whose amino-acid sequence MRALYDEHAGPLLAFVLRLVDGDRQRAEDVVQETLLRAWRNADRLRGAPGSVRPWLVTVARRIVIDNHRSRQARPREVDPGPLELVPAADEIDRALRLMTINDALGDLTEAHREALIETYFRGRTVSEAAEVLGVPAGTVRSRVFYALRSMKLSLEERGVTA is encoded by the coding sequence ATGCGGGCGCTCTACGACGAGCACGCGGGCCCGCTCCTCGCCTTCGTCCTCCGGCTGGTGGACGGGGACCGCCAGCGCGCCGAGGACGTCGTCCAGGAGACGCTGCTGCGCGCATGGCGCAACGCCGACCGGCTGCGCGGGGCTCCCGGCTCCGTACGGCCCTGGCTGGTGACCGTCGCCCGGCGCATCGTCATCGACAACCACCGCAGCCGGCAGGCGCGGCCGCGCGAGGTCGACCCGGGGCCGCTGGAACTCGTCCCGGCGGCCGACGAGATCGACCGGGCGCTGCGCCTGATGACCATCAACGACGCGCTGGGCGACCTGACGGAGGCGCACCGGGAGGCGCTGATCGAGACCTATTTCAGGGGACGTACCGTGAGCGAGGCGGCCGAGGTGCTGGGCGTACCGGCGGGGACCGTGCGGTCCCGGGTCTTCTACGCACTGCGCTCGATGAAGCTCTCGCTCGAAGAACGGGGAGTGACGGCATGA
- a CDS encoding anti-sigma factor family protein: MNRPAPDHEQHTEVGAYALGVLDAVDAARFEEHLAGCPRCAAELDDLMGLTPLLADLKESAPGPEALAPRPDPALLDRLLAGVTATRRAQRTRRLCLVAAAAALIVAGPLAGAAVFSEEAPDHSGVSAAKQMYEDGEKIGAVDPATKVDATVSLQPKAWGTHVALRLSHVRGPLTCDLVAVGKDGERQTVTTWAVPPGGYGLEGNDKGDKWSKEPLYTHGGAALNRSDISRFEVRTLDGKLLATVKV, translated from the coding sequence ATGAACCGGCCGGCACCGGACCATGAGCAGCACACCGAGGTGGGCGCCTACGCCCTCGGCGTCCTCGACGCGGTGGACGCCGCCCGGTTCGAGGAGCACCTCGCCGGGTGCCCGCGGTGCGCGGCCGAGCTCGACGACCTGATGGGCCTGACCCCGCTCCTGGCGGACCTCAAGGAGTCCGCGCCCGGCCCGGAGGCCCTCGCGCCGCGCCCGGACCCGGCGCTGCTCGACCGCCTGCTCGCGGGTGTCACGGCGACCCGCCGGGCGCAGCGGACCCGCCGCCTGTGCCTGGTCGCGGCCGCCGCCGCGCTGATCGTCGCGGGCCCGCTGGCGGGCGCCGCGGTCTTCTCCGAGGAGGCCCCGGACCACAGCGGCGTGAGTGCGGCGAAGCAGATGTACGAGGACGGCGAGAAGATCGGCGCGGTCGACCCGGCCACGAAGGTCGATGCGACGGTCTCGCTGCAGCCGAAGGCGTGGGGGACCCATGTGGCCCTCCGGCTGTCCCACGTCAGAGGCCCGCTGACCTGCGATCTCGTCGCCGTGGGCAAGGACGGGGAGCGGCAGACGGTGACGACGTGGGCGGTCCCGCCGGGCGGCTACGGCCTGGAGGGGAACGACAAGGGCGACAAATGGAGCAAGGAGCCGCTGTACACCCACGGCGGCGCCGCACTGAACCGGAGCGATATCTCCCGGTTCGAGGTGCGGACACTCGACGGCAAACTGCTCGCGACCGTCAAGGTGTGA
- a CDS encoding UvrD-helicase domain-containing protein, translating into MAAQNATHAQVATGPQSEPDGVRDREIGTEQQHLDRVYRRLEEKIHEAEFLMDDAAKRGQVGTPGALAERDAQVFRAGVHLNRLNNEFEDFLFGRIDLLLGKDGKKGPDGAYTSVEPADDAVRGDRAEIAETLHIGRIGVLDADYSPLVIDWRAPAAAPFYRATPVAPGRVVRRRVVRSKGRRVLGVEDDLLRPELIATLGGDTLPVVGDGALMAALGQARSHTMRDIVSSIQAEQDMVIRAPAASVTEVEGGPGTGKTAVALHRAAYLLYQDRRRYAGGILVVSPTPLLVSYTEGVLPSLGEEGQVAIRAVGSLVDGAEADTYDEPAVARVKGSSRMLKVLRKAVRGALETAGPAGPPDRLRVVAFGARIELGAEDLKRIRNTALGGTAPVNLLRPRARRLILDALWSRAGGPKRYTDPELAAEARSAFDEDITTEDDFLAFLDAWWPELTPRQVLAGMADEKRLARSARRVLNPRETRLLARSLRRLDAAGRGPLSVHDVALLDELETLLGAPARPRKPREYDPLDHLTGLEELMPQRSESRRERAERLAEERRDYAHVIVDEAQDLTPMQWRMVGRRGRTATWTIVGDPAQSSWSDPDEAAAARDEALGARRRTRFRLTVNYRNPAEIAELAAKVLALAMPGMESPAAVRSTGVVPRFAVAGAALAPAVRAEAEHLLADVEGTVGVVVPMARRAEARGWLAGLGDRVVVLGSLEAKGLEYDATIVVSPADIADESPAGLRVLYVALTRATQRLTVLSGERDDPDANGVPDLLRD; encoded by the coding sequence GTGGCCGCGCAGAACGCCACGCACGCGCAGGTGGCGACCGGACCGCAGAGCGAGCCCGACGGGGTCCGCGACCGCGAGATCGGTACCGAACAACAGCATCTGGACCGGGTCTACCGGCGTCTGGAGGAGAAGATCCACGAGGCCGAGTTCCTCATGGACGACGCCGCCAAGCGCGGGCAGGTCGGCACGCCCGGCGCGCTCGCCGAGCGGGACGCCCAGGTCTTCCGCGCCGGGGTGCACCTCAACCGGCTCAACAACGAATTCGAGGACTTCCTCTTCGGCCGCATCGACCTGCTGCTCGGCAAGGACGGCAAGAAGGGCCCCGACGGCGCCTACACCTCCGTAGAGCCCGCCGACGACGCCGTCCGCGGCGACCGGGCCGAGATCGCCGAGACCCTGCACATCGGCCGCATCGGCGTCCTCGACGCCGACTACTCCCCGCTGGTCATCGACTGGCGGGCGCCCGCGGCCGCGCCCTTCTACCGCGCCACGCCCGTCGCGCCCGGCCGCGTCGTCCGCCGCCGCGTCGTCCGCTCCAAGGGCCGCCGCGTCCTGGGCGTCGAGGACGACCTGCTCCGCCCGGAGCTGATCGCCACCCTCGGCGGGGACACCCTGCCGGTCGTCGGCGACGGCGCGCTGATGGCCGCGCTCGGCCAGGCCCGCAGCCACACGATGCGCGACATCGTCTCCTCCATCCAGGCCGAGCAGGACATGGTCATCCGCGCGCCCGCCGCGTCGGTGACCGAGGTCGAGGGCGGCCCCGGCACCGGCAAGACCGCCGTGGCCCTGCACCGCGCCGCCTACCTGCTCTACCAGGACCGCCGCCGCTACGCGGGCGGCATCCTCGTCGTCTCCCCGACCCCGCTGCTCGTCTCCTACACCGAAGGCGTGCTGCCCTCCCTCGGCGAGGAGGGGCAGGTCGCCATCCGGGCCGTCGGCTCGCTGGTCGACGGCGCCGAGGCCGACACGTACGACGAGCCGGCCGTGGCCCGTGTCAAGGGCTCCTCGCGCATGCTCAAGGTGCTGCGCAAGGCGGTCCGCGGCGCGCTGGAGACCGCCGGCCCGGCCGGCCCGCCCGACCGGCTGCGCGTCGTCGCCTTCGGCGCCCGCATCGAGCTCGGCGCCGAGGACCTCAAGCGCATCCGCAACACCGCCCTCGGCGGCACCGCACCGGTGAACCTGCTGCGCCCGCGCGCCCGCAGGCTGATCCTCGACGCCCTGTGGTCCAGGGCCGGCGGACCCAAGCGCTACACCGACCCCGAGCTCGCCGCCGAGGCCCGCTCCGCCTTCGACGAGGACATCACCACCGAGGACGACTTCCTCGCCTTCCTCGACGCCTGGTGGCCGGAGTTGACGCCGCGTCAGGTGCTGGCGGGCATGGCCGACGAGAAGCGCCTCGCCCGCTCCGCCCGCCGGGTGCTCAACCCGCGCGAGACCCGGCTGCTGGCCCGCTCGCTGCGCCGCCTGGACGCCGCCGGGCGCGGCCCGCTGTCCGTGCACGACGTGGCCCTGCTGGACGAGCTGGAGACGCTCCTCGGCGCCCCGGCCCGCCCGAGGAAGCCGCGCGAGTACGACCCGCTCGACCACCTCACCGGGCTGGAGGAGCTGATGCCGCAGCGCTCGGAGTCGCGCCGCGAGCGCGCCGAGCGCCTGGCCGAGGAGCGCCGCGACTACGCGCACGTCATCGTGGACGAGGCGCAGGACCTGACGCCCATGCAGTGGCGCATGGTGGGCCGCAGGGGCCGCACCGCCACCTGGACGATCGTCGGCGACCCGGCGCAGTCCTCGTGGTCCGACCCGGACGAGGCCGCCGCCGCCCGCGACGAGGCGCTCGGCGCCCGCCGTCGCACCCGCTTCCGGCTCACCGTGAACTACCGCAACCCCGCGGAGATCGCCGAGCTCGCGGCCAAGGTGCTGGCGCTGGCGATGCCGGGCATGGAGTCCCCGGCGGCCGTCCGCTCCACGGGCGTCGTGCCGCGCTTCGCCGTCGCGGGCGCCGCCCTCGCCCCGGCCGTCCGGGCCGAGGCGGAGCACCTGCTGGCGGACGTCGAGGGCACGGTCGGCGTGGTCGTGCCCATGGCGCGGCGCGCGGAGGCCCGCGGCTGGCTGGCCGGGCTCGGCGACCGGGTCGTGGTGCTGGGCAGCCTGGAGGCCAAGGGCCTGGAGTACGACGCGACGATCGTCGTCTCGCCGGCCGACATCGCCGACGAGTCCCCGGCGGGCCTGCGGGTGCTGTACGTGGCGCTGACCCGTGCCACCCAGCGGCTGACCGTGCTCTCGGGCGAGCGCGACGACCCGGACGCGAACGGGGTGCCGGACCTGCTGCGGGACTGA
- a CDS encoding NAD-dependent malic enzyme, with protein MATAPSVSYSMTVRLEVPASGTSVSELTTAVESSGGSVTGLDVTASGHEKLRIDVTMATTSTEHADEIVEKLRGIEGVVLGKVSDRTFLMHLGGKIEMASKHPIRNRDDLSMIYTPGVARVCMAIAENPEDARRLTIKRNSVAVVTDGSAVLGLGNIGPKAALPVMEGKAALFKRFAGIDAWPICLDTQDSDAIVEIVKAIAPGFAGINLEDISAPRCFEIEARLREALDIPVFHDDQHGTAIVVLAALTNALRVVGKAIGDVRVVMSGAGAAGTAILKLLIAAGVKHAVVADIHGVVHAARPDLVDAGPETALRWIADNTNPEGITGTLKEAVRGADVFIGVSAPNVLGGDDVAAMADNAIVFALANPDPEVEPGIARKTAAVVATGRSDFPNQINNVLVFPGVFRGLLDAQSRTVNTDMMLAAARALADVVAEDELNANYIIPSVFNDKVAGAVAGAVREAAKAAGAAVTGTTTV; from the coding sequence ATGGCAACGGCGCCTAGCGTCTCGTACTCGATGACGGTCCGGCTGGAGGTTCCCGCGAGCGGGACCTCGGTCAGTGAGCTGACCACGGCCGTGGAATCCTCGGGCGGTTCGGTGACGGGCCTCGACGTGACCGCTTCCGGTCACGAGAAGCTGCGGATCGACGTCACGATGGCGACGACCTCGACCGAGCACGCCGACGAGATCGTCGAGAAGCTCCGCGGCATCGAAGGCGTCGTCCTGGGCAAGGTCTCCGACCGTACGTTCCTGATGCACCTCGGCGGCAAGATCGAGATGGCGTCCAAGCACCCCATCCGCAACCGCGACGACCTCTCCATGATCTACACCCCCGGCGTCGCCCGCGTGTGCATGGCCATCGCCGAGAACCCCGAGGACGCCCGCCGCCTGACCATCAAGCGCAACAGCGTCGCCGTGGTCACCGACGGCTCCGCGGTGCTGGGCCTGGGCAACATCGGCCCCAAGGCCGCGCTGCCGGTGATGGAGGGCAAGGCCGCGCTCTTCAAACGCTTCGCGGGCATCGACGCCTGGCCGATCTGCCTGGACACCCAGGACTCCGACGCCATCGTCGAGATCGTCAAGGCCATCGCCCCCGGCTTCGCCGGCATCAACCTCGAGGACATCTCCGCCCCCCGCTGCTTCGAGATCGAAGCCCGCCTGCGCGAAGCCCTCGACATCCCCGTCTTCCACGACGACCAGCACGGCACCGCCATCGTCGTCCTCGCCGCCCTCACCAACGCCCTGCGCGTGGTCGGCAAGGCCATCGGCGACGTACGCGTCGTCATGTCCGGCGCAGGCGCCGCCGGAACGGCCATCCTCAAGCTCCTGATCGCCGCCGGCGTCAAGCACGCCGTCGTCGCCGACATCCACGGCGTCGTCCACGCCGCACGCCCCGACCTCGTCGACGCCGGCCCCGAAACCGCCCTGCGCTGGATCGCCGACAACACCAACCCCGAAGGCATCACCGGCACCCTCAAGGAAGCCGTGCGCGGCGCCGACGTCTTCATCGGCGTCTCCGCCCCCAACGTCCTGGGCGGTGACGACGTCGCCGCCATGGCCGACAACGCCATCGTCTTCGCGCTCGCCAACCCCGACCCCGAGGTCGAACCCGGCATCGCCCGCAAGACCGCCGCCGTCGTCGCCACCGGCCGCTCCGACTTCCCCAACCAGATCAACAACGTCCTGGTCTTCCCCGGCGTCTTCCGCGGACTCCTCGACGCCCAGTCCCGCACGGTCAACACCGACATGATGCTCGCCGCCGCCCGCGCCCTCGCCGACGTCGTCGCCGAGGACGAACTCAACGCGAACTACATCATCCCCAGCGTCTTCAACGACAAGGTCGCCGGGGCGGTCGCGGGCGCGGTCCGCGAGGCCGCGAAGGCCGCCGGTGCGGCTGTGACGGGCACCACGACCGTCTGA
- a CDS encoding HU family DNA-binding protein, translating to MNRSELVAALADRAEVTRKDADAVLAALAETVGEVVAKGDEKVTIPGFLTFERTHRAARTARNPQTGEPIQIAAGYSVKVSAGSKLKEAAKGK from the coding sequence ATGAACCGCAGTGAGCTGGTGGCCGCGCTGGCCGACCGCGCCGAGGTGACCCGCAAGGACGCCGACGCCGTTCTGGCCGCGCTCGCCGAGACCGTCGGCGAGGTCGTCGCCAAGGGCGACGAGAAGGTCACCATCCCCGGCTTCCTGACCTTCGAGCGCACCCACCGTGCCGCTCGGACCGCTCGCAACCCGCAGACGGGTGAGCCGATCCAGATCGCTGCCGGTTACAGCGTGAAGGTCTCCGCGGGCTCCAAGCTCAAGGAAGCCGCCAAGGGCAAGTAA
- the murA gene encoding UDP-N-acetylglucosamine 1-carboxyvinyltransferase: MTGPDDVLLVHGGTPLEGEIRVRGAKNLVPKAMVAALLGHGPSRLRNVPDIRDVRVVRGLLQLHGVTVRPGDEPGELVLDPTYVESANVADIDAHAGSSRIPILLCGPLLHRLGHAFIPGLGGCDIGGRPIDFHFEVLRQFGATIEKREGGQYLEAPQRLRGCKIRLPYPSVGATEQVLLTAVLAEGVTELSNAAVEPEIEDLICVLQKMGAIIAMDTDRTIRITGVDKLGGYNHRALSDRLEAASWASAALATGGNIYVRGAQQRSMMTFLNTYRKVGGAFEIDDEGIRFWHPGGSLNAIALETDVHPGFQTDWQQPLVVALTQASGLSIVHETVYESRLGFTSALNQMGAHIQLYRECLGGSACRFGQRNFLHSAVVSGPTKLQGSDMVVPDLRGGFSYLIAALAAEGTSRVHGIDLINRGYENFMQKLKDLGANVEMPGGDTGA, from the coding sequence ATGACCGGCCCTGACGATGTCCTGCTTGTCCACGGCGGTACCCCGCTCGAGGGCGAGATCCGTGTCCGCGGCGCGAAGAACCTCGTGCCCAAGGCCATGGTCGCCGCGCTGCTCGGGCACGGTCCCAGCCGGCTGCGCAACGTCCCCGACATCCGCGACGTACGCGTCGTGCGCGGACTGCTGCAGCTGCACGGTGTGACCGTCCGCCCCGGCGACGAGCCCGGTGAGCTGGTCCTCGACCCCACGTACGTGGAGAGCGCCAACGTCGCGGACATCGATGCGCACGCCGGCTCCTCGCGCATCCCGATCCTGCTGTGCGGCCCGCTGCTGCACCGCCTCGGCCACGCCTTCATCCCCGGCCTGGGCGGCTGCGACATCGGCGGCCGGCCGATCGACTTCCACTTCGAGGTGCTCCGCCAGTTCGGCGCGACCATCGAGAAGCGCGAGGGCGGCCAGTACCTGGAGGCCCCGCAGCGGCTGCGCGGCTGCAAGATCCGGCTGCCCTACCCCTCGGTCGGCGCGACCGAGCAGGTGCTGCTGACCGCCGTCCTGGCGGAGGGCGTCACCGAGCTGTCCAACGCGGCCGTGGAGCCGGAGATCGAGGACCTCATCTGCGTGCTGCAGAAGATGGGCGCGATCATCGCCATGGACACCGACCGGACCATCCGGATCACCGGTGTCGACAAGCTCGGCGGCTACAACCACCGCGCGCTCTCCGACCGCCTCGAGGCCGCCTCCTGGGCGTCCGCGGCGCTGGCCACCGGCGGCAACATCTACGTGCGCGGCGCCCAGCAGCGCTCGATGATGACCTTCCTCAACACCTACCGCAAGGTCGGCGGCGCCTTCGAGATCGACGACGAGGGCATCCGCTTCTGGCACCCGGGCGGCTCGCTCAACGCCATCGCGCTGGAGACGGACGTCCACCCCGGCTTCCAGACCGACTGGCAGCAGCCGCTGGTCGTGGCCCTGACGCAGGCCTCGGGCCTGTCGATCGTCCACGAGACGGTGTACGAGTCGCGCCTCGGTTTCACCTCGGCGCTGAACCAGATGGGTGCTCACATCCAGCTGTACCGCGAGTGCCTGGGCGGTTCCGCCTGCCGCTTCGGCCAGCGCAACTTCCTGCACTCGGCGGTCGTCTCCGGCCCCACCAAGCTGCAGGGCTCCGACATGGTCGTCCCCGACCTGCGCGGCGGCTTCTCGTACCTGATCGCGGCCCTGGCCGCGGAGGGCACCTCGCGGGTCCACGGCATCGACCTGATCAACCGCGGCTACGAGAACTTCATGCAGAAGCTGAAGGATCTCGGCGCCAACGTGGAAATGCCCGGCGGCGACACCGGCGCCTGA